The Salvia miltiorrhiza cultivar Shanhuang (shh) chromosome 2, IMPLAD_Smil_shh, whole genome shotgun sequence DNA window ATAAGGTCTAAAAAAAGTGTGCGCTCATTAGCCATATTGAACAGCAGCACCGAACATTGATAGCGCCCCCAAAAGAATTGCATTTCTTCCCCAATTGTGTCTGATTTTATAAAGGATAAATTTCTACCTGTTTTTCTTTGAGCTGGGAGTTTATGGGAGGAAGCAACATGGAAACGAAGCAATTAAGAATCGGAAAATTAAATCAAGATTTCTTCACAAATCTGCCGGAAGAAATCATCAAAGATATACTCTCTAAACTACCCATTCCGACCATTGTGTGCTGCAAGTGTGTTTGCAAGCTGTGGCTCCGCCTGATCGAGTCTTTGATCGAGTCTCGTGAGTTTATCAAGGCCCATTTCTCTAAATCAGTCCCCTGCCTCGCTCTTTTTCAAGGCAAGAAGGGCTCAAAGCGATACAAAATTCTCGAATTCGTGGACACTCCAAACTATTGTAAACAACTCTTCAGCTTCAGCTTCCCTCGTGCAGAATTGCACGTACACAGCTCGGCTAATGGGTTGCTATTGTTGTTGAATCAAGGGATGAATCGTAATACCTACATATGCAATCCAATCACTCGTGAATACATCAAGATTCCTCCAATATGGTCCGCATTCTCTGAGTACGAGAGCTTTGGACTTGGAGTGAGCAAACTAACTGGTCAATACAAGGTGGTTAGGTGGTTCGAGGATTATGCAGTCAATTCCTCAACTAAGGCATATGCTCCATGGAAGTGTGGGGTATACACTCTCGAAACAGGATTGTGGAGAACTATTGTAGCTGTATCCGCACACGCGTATTGGTTATGTGGAAAAGTAAGTGTTTTCTTGAATGGAAATCTTCACTTGTTGGTTTCTGAGGAAAAGCTAGGTGTACCTCGAGAGATTGCATGCTTTGATCTTGAAACCGAATCTTTCAGCACCTTTTTCGTTCCTGATCATCCTACTGATTGTCGTAGAACCCTCTGTGCGTTGGGGGATTGCTTATGCATGTGCGATACTTCTCGTGGGTGTGTTGATATATGGTTGATGAGCAAATACGGAGATGATAAATCTTGGACAAAGGAATTTGCTATCAGGACAAAACTGGCACATGGTAAAGATCTTGTGCCCATCAAAATATTATCCGAACAGGGCAGCCGCCGACTGCATTGCTACTCGAGCAAGTGCAAGACTACAACTATTCGACATATTGATCTTACTGGATCGTTTGACAGGTCTCGTATGGAGCCCGCTGTTTATGCCCCAAGCTTTCTACCTCTCAAGAATTTCGCTCATTCTGAGACAAATATGAGCATCGCCTCCTGACTAGCTGTTTGCTTTTCTTGTCTGAGACTCTACATATTTGAAGTCTAACACCAAACTTCTTTTGGTCAGTTAACTGTTagaattattgtaatttttcacTCGAATGTTTTTCGTCTTGCCGTATATCTTTGGTGAAAAATTTACGTGCagatttatcaaatatatatagaaCCATGTGCTGCAAGTGTGTTGCTCCATCTGCTTGCTGCTCTGCTCCTGATCGAGTTGTCAACTTGCATCTTTCCGAAATCAGCCCCTCGCCTAGCTATACATAAGCAGAAATCAAATTCAAAGCCATCCAAAATCGTTGAATTTGTAGATGAGCTTGATCTTAACTTTGATGAGCATCGCTGGAATAGAGCTTTAACTTCGACTTCTCTTTTCATGCGCCACTGCACATTTCATCTAAGGGGACACGATTATACTTATTACTGGGAATTCTTTGATCACATTCTTTCAATGGAatataaataaagtaaaattagtTTAAAACAAATCTTGAGGTGGGTACGAGTTTTAGAAAAAGTTAATTATGTGTTTAGTGAGTGAGCAGAGAAAGATTCCCGCAAAAAAGGGTAAAGGCTAATGAGATTATTTCTGAAAAAGAGTGAGACATATTTTTTCGTAGATGaatgaaaatgacaaattatgatatattttgtattgataaattaaattcaaatgataaattaataaattataattaaattttactctctctgtcccacgaatcttgacacgtttagaTTCGGCACagaaattaaggaattgtagattagtgttttaagtgtatagttaataaaatataaaagtgataaaataggagagagaaggtaataaaagtgataaaataggagggagaaagtaataaaagtgataaagtaagagagagaatgtaataattattacctaaaatggaaacgtgtcaagattcgtgggacggagggagtaattattattattatttaagttgTTAGAATTTCATTTACTAGAGAGCTGATCATTGTAGATGATTGAACATGacttcaaatttgatgatgttgtttaaagtttgagacgaaATGATGCTCATAACTCAATTTTGATCTTTCAAGTTTTCGAGATGATGCTCATGAGTAAGGGGCGAGATTACGAggactcaattataatatttcaaaCTCCAGACAAGATGttgctcacaagtcagttatggtctttcaaatttcagacaagatgatgctcaaaactcagtTATGgtgtttcaagtttcagacaaggtgatgctcaaaactcagtTATCGTTTTTCAAGTTCCACAATAAATGGTGCTCAAAAGTCAGAGATTGCATGTTaagctccaaacgagatgattctcataACTTTATTATAGTTTTGCAAAttctagacaaaatgatactcataagtaagttataatcttcaaactctagacaaaatgatgctcaaaattcagatgtggtatttcaaactccaaacgataTGGTTTTCAAAATTCTAACGTTCAAAAATCGTATGTAGTCTTTAGAGCTCCAGATGATTATCTGGTCTTATTCTGTCCATATGAGAATGAGATGATATTCAAGTGACATATGTTgtcttaattaaattatttcttatccgtcaattttaagaatttatacAAACTTAATAAATATCATCTATATACAATTAGCAGCAAATGCGACTCATCAATcatacatcatatcatacttcaaattacatattctttttcttctaaaattttcaatcccacatcaactttttataaatttcatcaaatgaaaatttatacaaaaaaagtatttttattatcacaacctacaaTTAACATTTAGGGAGAAATCTTTTTAAATACCTCATATTAAAAAGTAGAAGTTTTTAACACTCATTCATAAGATTATACGTTTTTTATACCaaaatatgttaaattattatattactcttactatatattaataagttaaaaaaaataaaaaagtataagTTACGGCTTGCACACGATGGCAAGACACGATCGTGTAGCCACCATGTATAGCCATCGTGTGCATAAGACACGGTCGTGTAGCCACCGTGTACAGCCATTGTATACAATGGCTGTACACGGTGGCTACACGACCGTGTCTTAGCCTTCGTGTGCACAATTAGTGGTATATATACGTGCACACGATGGTTGCACACGGTAACGATACGGCCGTGTCTTGCCATCATGTGTAAGTCGTAACTTATACTCTTTTTATTTAGGAGTGTTTTAGTCcttttattgattttggtatgaaAAACTTATACTCTTATGGATGGGTGTAAAAAATTTCTATGTTTTATGCTTTGGTATAAAAAGATATATTCTCTCTAACATTTATTAACAAaagtgattgagattaatattatttcaaatattatactactaatttaatttgatcaatcaaattaattaaaaaataatttatataaactatttcatactttataataatataaaatagttataaataacgacataaaataattcccatcaaatttcgacgggttagacactaatttttaaattaagagTTTACAAGCTCAATCAAAACACTCCTTATCTatcgataaattaatttatttgccTCTTTTGCTTATGGCAATACAAGTCAAATAtcctttaattttttgtataaattagTACGTctttccgtgcattgcacgagacacaacatatttatttaatttaaaatcttaaattatgttaaaatattattatttatgaattagattaattgaatgccaaaaaaattactatgttaatttaaatattaatttttgatgTGAAATAGTGTATAATAACAATACTATCAACTTAATtcttaatgagtataatattaggttggagttttggcaaataaaatcatgagctatttcaaaattgcaattttaacgtgacttttgaagtgcagcgaattaaatcaccccaccccccctccAAATTATTTCTGATTACTGAATTATTGAGTTGGAGCTTACATCAATTAGTTTGCCACGTAATATTCATGCATGTTACAATAAAATTGTTGATTATTGAAAATTAGGATACATGTATAGACATGCATCATACAGTCCCTttataatttggagaaatttttaattgaaaattgtATGAAACGACGTCCTTTAGGCCTAACAAAAACGGCATCCCCTTTACTAATCCACGTGAGCTCCAATTCAATACTCCAgcgaatgaaaaaaaattgggagtgcgaaattgaaaaaattaaaaaggtggtgatttaattcgtcacacttcaaaagtcgcaTTAAAATTGCAATTTCCAAATAGTTTgcgattttatttgccaaaaacctctatttaataataataataataataataataataataataataataataataataataataataataataataataataataaatttattgattgtaaagaaaataattaagtcaatctcattttgagcagATAAtactaaaccatcaatataGCAAAGTTAATAGCCATAATTTAATATGACA harbors:
- the LOC131010064 gene encoding F-box protein At3g07870-like isoform X1; translated protein: MGGSNMETKQLRIGKLNQDFFTNLPEEIIKDILSKLPIPTIVCCKCVCKLWLRLIESLIESREFIKAHFSKSVPCLALFQGKKGSKRYKILEFVDTPNYCKQLFSFSFPRAELHVHSSANGLLLLLNQGMNRNTYICNPITREYIKIPPIWSAFSEYESFGLGVSKLTGQYKVVRWFEDYAVNSSTKAYAPWKCGVYTLETGLWRTIVAVSAHAYWLCGKVSVFLNGNLHLLVSEEKLGVPREIACFDLETESFSTFFVPDHPTDCRRTLCALGDCLCMCDTSRGCVDIWLMSKYGDDKSWTKEFAIRTKLAHGKDLVPIKILSEQGSRRLHCYSSKCKTTTIRHIDLTGSFDRSRMEPAVYAPSFLPLKNFAHSETNMSIAS
- the LOC131010064 gene encoding F-box protein CPR1-like isoform X2, encoding MNRNTYICNPITREYIKIPPIWSAFSEYESFGLGVSKLTGQYKVVRWFEDYAVNSSTKAYAPWKCGVYTLETGLWRTIVAVSAHAYWLCGKVSVFLNGNLHLLVSEEKLGVPREIACFDLETESFSTFFVPDHPTDCRRTLCALGDCLCMCDTSRGCVDIWLMSKYGDDKSWTKEFAIRTKLAHGKDLVPIKILSEQGSRRLHCYSSKCKTTTIRHIDLTGSFDRSRMEPAVYAPSFLPLKNFAHSETNMSIAS